Proteins encoded in a region of the Oncorhynchus gorbuscha isolate QuinsamMale2020 ecotype Even-year linkage group LG16, OgorEven_v1.0, whole genome shotgun sequence genome:
- the LOC123999394 gene encoding TLC domain-containing protein 4-B-like — translation METRELTVVAGSFVGFQLLFSVASPLFSSTFTPGYGRLPSTKLTEWNSRLVSTVHALIVGLFCLYILWFDDAVNADPVWGEPGLVKLNVAITCGYLLYDLVLLATNWSTMGDSFFVCHHLAALYAYGYVLSRGVLPYFANFRLISELSTPFVNQRWFYEVLKYPRSDRLVVANGMAMAVVFFMVRIFVMPPYWARVFATFGTEAFERLGTGAQVAWITSCIALDILNTIWMYKIARGCYKVMMGARGRKAKEVSPLKQNHVNNHTD, via the exons ATGGAGACGAGAGAGTTGACTGTGGTGGCTGGCAGCTTCGTGGGGTTTCAGCTGCTCTTCTCTGTGGCCAGCCCACTGTTCTCCTCAACCTTCACCCCTGGTTACGGCCGCCTGCCCTCCACCAAGCTCACTGAGTGGAACTCCAG ATTGGTGTCCACTGTCCATGCTCTGATCGTGGGCCTCTTCTGTCTCTACATCCTGTGGTTTGATGATGCTGTCAACGCAGACCCAGTCTG GGGGGAGCCTGGACTAGTGAAACTTAATGTGGCCATAACATGTGGTTATTTGCTCtatg ACCTTGTGCTTCTGGCCACTAACTGGAGCACAATGGGGGACAGCTTTTTTGTCTGCCACCACTTGGCGGCGCTCTATGCATATGGATATGTCTTG TCTCGTGGCGTGCTTCCCTATTTCGCCAACTTCCGTCTCATTTCAGAGTTATCCACACCTTTTGTGAACCAAAG GTGGTTCTACGAGGTGCTGAAGTACCCTCGCTCGGACCGCTTGgttgtggccaacggcatggcCATGGCAGTGGTCTTCTTCATGGTGCGCATCTTCGTCATGCCTCCCTACTGGGCCCGGGTGTTTGCCACCTTCGGAACGGAGGCCTTTGAGCGCTTGGGCACCGGTGCTCAGGTGGCCTGGATCACATCCTGTATCGCCCTGGACATCCTCAACACCATCTGGATGTACAAAATCGCCCGCGGATGCTACAAGGTCATGATGGGCGCCCGTGGCAGGAAGGCCAAAGAGGTCTCCCCACTCAAGCAGAACCATGTGAATAACCACACAGATTAA